A region from the Arcanobacterium buesumense genome encodes:
- a CDS encoding YlxR family protein: MIRTCVGCRTKAYRNELLRVIASDDGCLQPDPRAIMPGRGAWIHPRSECVAQAIKTSQFARAFRRSILSTDVLDAYVSDFVRSAHACANNPMKAGREPMGTR; encoded by the coding sequence ATGATTCGTACCTGTGTCGGTTGCCGTACTAAGGCGTACCGGAACGAGCTTTTGCGTGTAATTGCTAGTGATGATGGTTGTCTTCAACCCGATCCTCGCGCAATTATGCCAGGGCGAGGGGCGTGGATTCATCCGCGTTCCGAATGTGTCGCACAAGCGATTAAAACATCTCAGTTTGCTCGGGCGTTTCGGCGCTCAATTTTAAGCACGGATGTACTTGACGCTTATGTGAGTGATTTTGTTCGATCAGCACATGCGTGTGCTAATAACCCAATGAAAGCGGGTAGAGAGCCGATGGGCACCCGATGA
- the infB gene encoding translation initiation factor IF-2 has protein sequence MAKVRVHELAKEIGVTSKKLLEVLKSEGEFVKSASSSIEAPVVRKAREYFENHPDEVDKKKVAKKPAPKATPTSVSPAKAAAPQETPASASVEKPSAPAPAAPKPAVKKATAKTAASKPAPKKPGQVAAKAPTAPAGESTANEAKPAKKPSPAPRPVAHGVTPGSAHASAEAARDAAPPRPSGGRGPRPGAPRPGNSPFAPKQGMGGRNGQGGQGRGPRPNGSSFAGKGQGGRGGQGGRGGQGGQGGQGRGPRPEGSARPARTGTGVRPSPNMMPEQQVPAATPNRGGGRGRGGNGGGGFGGGNNAGGRPGFTRSGGKARGGSTAGAFGRQGGGRGNRKSKRAKRQEWEEQQSPMLQGVQIPRGDGSTVVRVRAGASLADFAERIEADPAALVTVLFRMGEMATANQSLDEDTFALLGAELGYDIKIMSPEDEDREILESFDIDIDAEHADESEEDRVPRPPVVTVMGHVDHGKTKLLDAIRNADVVEGEAGGITQSIGAYQTHVKAEDGERAITFIDTPGHEAFTQMRARGADITDVAILVVAANDGVMPQTVEAINHAQAANVPIVVAVNKIDVDGANPDKVRAQLTEYNLVAEEYGGDVAFVDISAKQRINIPALLETVLTTSDILVTPMANPNKPARGVAIEAKLDQGRGSIITALVQEGTLRIGDPIVVGTAYGRVRAMIDEHGNRLTEAGPARPVQVLGLTSVPGAGDQLIVADDDRTARQIAERRETAKRAATLAKRRKRVSLEDLNAAIEEGKIENLNLIIKGDSSGSVEALEASLLDIEIGGDEVQLNVIHRGVGAITQSDVDLATVDNAIIIGFNVRPAERVTELADAEGVEMKFYSVIYAAIDEVEAAMKGKLKPIYEEVQVATAEIRQVFKSGKAGLIAGSIVRSGSIRRGHKARLIRDGKTIAENLEIVSLRREKDDVTEVREGYECGITLGYKDIAEGDIIETYEMREKPRD, from the coding sequence GTGGCTAAGGTCCGCGTCCATGAACTTGCTAAAGAGATTGGTGTGACAAGTAAGAAATTACTTGAAGTGCTTAAATCTGAAGGCGAATTCGTTAAATCTGCGTCCTCGTCAATCGAGGCACCAGTCGTGCGTAAAGCACGTGAATATTTTGAAAATCATCCCGATGAAGTGGATAAGAAGAAGGTTGCTAAGAAGCCAGCTCCCAAGGCTACGCCAACGAGCGTAAGCCCAGCTAAGGCTGCAGCGCCTCAAGAGACACCAGCTTCGGCTAGTGTTGAAAAACCAAGCGCACCAGCTCCGGCTGCGCCAAAACCTGCAGTCAAAAAAGCTACTGCAAAAACAGCTGCGAGCAAACCGGCACCTAAGAAGCCAGGCCAGGTAGCAGCTAAGGCGCCAACTGCGCCAGCTGGCGAATCTACCGCGAACGAAGCTAAGCCAGCAAAGAAGCCAAGCCCAGCACCACGCCCGGTTGCTCATGGCGTGACTCCAGGTTCAGCACATGCCTCAGCAGAAGCTGCCCGTGATGCTGCTCCACCGCGTCCAAGTGGTGGCCGTGGCCCACGTCCAGGTGCGCCACGCCCGGGTAACTCCCCATTTGCGCCTAAGCAAGGAATGGGTGGACGCAATGGACAGGGTGGTCAAGGCCGCGGTCCACGTCCGAACGGATCATCCTTTGCTGGCAAGGGCCAAGGAGGCCGTGGCGGCCAAGGAGGCCGTGGCGGTCAAGGCGGCCAAGGCGGTCAAGGCCGCGGTCCACGCCCAGAAGGCAGTGCTCGTCCAGCACGTACCGGAACAGGCGTGCGTCCAAGTCCGAATATGATGCCGGAACAACAAGTACCAGCTGCTACTCCAAACCGCGGCGGTGGCCGTGGCCGTGGAGGTAACGGTGGCGGCGGTTTCGGTGGCGGTAATAACGCTGGCGGACGTCCTGGGTTTACCCGTTCAGGCGGTAAAGCACGCGGCGGTTCAACTGCAGGTGCATTCGGACGCCAAGGAGGCGGCCGTGGCAACCGCAAGTCTAAGCGGGCAAAACGTCAAGAGTGGGAAGAGCAGCAATCACCGATGCTCCAAGGCGTCCAGATTCCACGTGGCGATGGTTCCACTGTGGTTCGGGTACGCGCTGGCGCATCTCTAGCTGACTTCGCAGAACGCATTGAAGCAGATCCAGCAGCATTGGTTACCGTCTTGTTCCGTATGGGCGAGATGGCAACAGCTAACCAGTCCTTGGACGAAGATACCTTCGCACTCCTTGGTGCCGAACTTGGTTATGACATCAAGATCATGAGCCCAGAAGACGAAGATCGTGAGATTCTCGAATCCTTCGACATTGATATTGACGCTGAGCACGCTGACGAATCTGAAGAAGATCGTGTGCCACGTCCACCAGTAGTGACCGTTATGGGCCACGTTGACCACGGTAAAACCAAGCTTCTTGACGCGATCCGTAACGCCGACGTCGTCGAAGGCGAAGCTGGTGGTATTACCCAGTCCATCGGTGCATACCAGACTCACGTCAAGGCCGAAGACGGCGAACGTGCCATCACCTTCATTGACACCCCTGGTCACGAAGCCTTCACCCAGATGCGTGCCCGTGGTGCGGACATCACCGACGTCGCCATCTTGGTTGTTGCTGCAAATGACGGCGTCATGCCGCAAACCGTTGAAGCAATCAATCACGCACAGGCCGCAAACGTGCCGATCGTCGTCGCCGTGAACAAGATCGATGTTGATGGTGCAAACCCAGATAAGGTTCGTGCCCAGCTCACCGAATACAACTTGGTTGCCGAAGAATATGGCGGTGACGTCGCATTCGTCGATATCTCTGCTAAGCAACGAATCAATATTCCGGCCTTACTCGAAACCGTACTCACCACCTCCGATATTCTCGTTACCCCAATGGCTAACCCGAACAAGCCAGCGCGTGGTGTAGCGATTGAAGCAAAGCTCGATCAGGGTCGTGGCTCGATTATTACCGCGCTCGTCCAAGAAGGAACATTGCGTATCGGTGATCCGATCGTCGTTGGTACCGCCTATGGTCGTGTGCGTGCCATGATTGACGAACACGGTAACCGGCTGACTGAAGCTGGCCCGGCACGTCCGGTTCAGGTTCTTGGTTTGACCTCGGTTCCTGGGGCTGGCGATCAACTCATCGTCGCTGACGATGATCGTACCGCACGCCAGATTGCGGAACGTCGCGAAACTGCCAAGCGTGCAGCAACTTTGGCCAAGCGTCGCAAGCGCGTCTCGCTTGAGGATCTCAACGCAGCTATCGAAGAAGGCAAGATCGAAAACCTCAACCTCATTATCAAGGGTGACTCCTCTGGTTCGGTTGAAGCACTCGAAGCATCCTTGCTCGATATCGAGATCGGTGGCGACGAAGTCCAACTCAACGTGATCCATCGCGGTGTTGGTGCAATTACGCAGTCCGACGTCGATCTGGCAACCGTTGACAACGCCATCATCATTGGCTTCAACGTTCGCCCAGCAGAGCGAGTAACGGAATTGGCTGATGCTGAAGGCGTAGAGATGAAGTTCTACTCCGTCATCTACGCGGCAATCGACGAAGTCGAGGCGGCTATGAAGGGCAAGCTCAAGCCGATCTACGAAGAAGTTCAAGTGGCAACTGCTGAGATTCGCCAGGTGTTTAAGTCCGGTAAGGCTGGTCTTATCGCTGGGTCGATCGTTCGTTCTGGTTCGATCCGTCGCGGTCACAAGGCACGCCTGATCCGTGACGGTAAGACGATTGCGGAAAACCTGGAGATCGTATCGTTGCGTCGTGAAAAAGATGATGTGACTGAAGTGCGCGAAGGCTACGAGTGTGGTATCACTCTTGGCTACAAGGATATTGCCGAAGGTGACATCATCGAAACGTATGAGATGCGTGAGAAGCCACGCGACTGA
- the rbfA gene encoding 30S ribosome-binding factor RbfA: MVNPRAARVAERIQQIVASMLGKQIKDPRLGMVTITDVRVTGDLQHADVFYTVFGDEHDAKSTAAALRSATGVIRSNVGKQLGLRLTPSLAFHLDALPESAKSIEDLLVAAKFRDEQIRQMAREAQYAGDPDPYRRPEDDEQDEPVEDFAQ; the protein is encoded by the coding sequence ATGGTTAATCCACGAGCAGCTAGAGTAGCTGAGCGTATTCAGCAAATAGTTGCCTCCATGCTCGGTAAGCAGATCAAGGATCCGCGGTTAGGCATGGTGACAATTACTGATGTGCGCGTTACTGGAGATCTTCAGCATGCAGATGTGTTCTACACCGTTTTCGGTGACGAACACGATGCGAAGAGCACCGCAGCCGCATTGCGTTCTGCCACCGGAGTGATTCGCTCCAATGTTGGAAAGCAGCTCGGATTGCGCTTGACTCCATCGTTGGCTTTCCATCTCGATGCTTTGCCAGAGTCAGCAAAGTCTATTGAAGACTTGCTGGTTGCTGCTAAGTTTAGGGATGAGCAGATCCGCCAGATGGCTCGAGAAGCACAGTATGCGGGAGATCCAGATCCCTACCGTCGTCCAGAAGACGACGAGCAGGACGAACCCGTCGAGGATTTCGCACAGTAG
- the truB gene encoding tRNA pseudouridine(55) synthase TruB produces the protein MARNRQQMQDRPRRVMPWGDLPRGGHEAADGLILIDKPQGVTSHDVVGAMRRLGATRKVGHTGTLDPMATGLLTVAFGRATKLVQYLTGADKRYLARIVIGVGTDSDDADGTAIAPTAAQSARVGQITAADIDGAMAELTGSIQQVPATVSAKKIGGKRAHDLVRDGHDVELAAQSVIIHSFDRTSDVVAHTHQMEGLSFPVLAFDVSVAVSSGTYIRALARDLGEKLGVGAHLTMLRRTQVGKWDIADAHTVEALCELIVGEQSLPIVGIDAVCALTFSRISVTAQEAERLGRGLFIERRDPERIAGANKWPACAFLGEQAVAIVSPRSKQLKPDLQIRI, from the coding sequence GTGGCGCGAAATCGTCAACAGATGCAAGATCGCCCCCGGCGCGTAATGCCGTGGGGCGATCTGCCGCGTGGTGGACATGAAGCTGCCGATGGGTTAATTTTGATCGACAAACCGCAAGGTGTGACCTCGCACGATGTTGTGGGTGCGATGCGCCGGTTGGGTGCGACTCGCAAAGTTGGACACACCGGAACTCTTGATCCGATGGCTACCGGTTTATTGACGGTAGCGTTTGGGCGGGCCACTAAACTCGTCCAGTATCTCACTGGTGCTGATAAGCGGTATCTTGCACGCATTGTTATTGGTGTGGGTACGGATTCGGATGATGCTGATGGTACTGCGATAGCGCCAACTGCCGCGCAGAGTGCACGTGTTGGCCAGATTACGGCTGCGGATATTGATGGTGCGATGGCTGAACTTACCGGCTCGATCCAGCAGGTTCCGGCAACTGTTTCGGCGAAGAAGATTGGCGGTAAACGCGCCCATGATCTGGTTCGTGACGGGCATGATGTGGAGCTTGCTGCACAGTCAGTAATAATCCATAGTTTTGACCGTACCAGCGATGTTGTTGCGCATACCCACCAGATGGAGGGGTTGAGCTTCCCGGTGTTGGCGTTCGATGTGAGTGTGGCGGTTTCTTCGGGAACCTATATTCGTGCGTTGGCTCGCGATCTTGGCGAAAAACTGGGGGTGGGTGCGCATTTGACGATGTTGCGCCGCACCCAGGTTGGCAAGTGGGATATTGCGGATGCGCATACGGTCGAGGCCCTGTGTGAGCTGATAGTGGGCGAGCAGTCGTTGCCGATCGTGGGTATTGATGCGGTGTGTGCTCTAACGTTCTCCCGGATTTCGGTGACTGCCCAGGAGGCTGAGCGCCTCGGGCGCGGGCTTTTTATTGAACGCCGTGATCCAGAGCGTATTGCGGGTGCCAATAAATGGCCGGCGTGTGCGTTTTTAGGTGAGCAGGCGGTTGCTATCGTTTCGCCGCGTTCCAAACAGTTGAAACCTGATTTACAGATTCGGATCTAG
- a CDS encoding peptidoglycan-binding protein → MHNEEPQQTNKKRYAWIIVTIIIAIAVLIGAFLLGRFVRSGNDEAIANAQHKPEITAQVEEREFPAEPIEIQGSVQLGSTFPVTVAAGEGGQAIVTATPRSPGETISSGQLLAQVSGRPVIALDLPFDMYRDIKTGDTGADVRELQRALVRLGLYRGIVDGEYGPLTANAMKELYKRVGAVLPEPPKEPEAQPAAAQSQAQEPQSNPADQGATSTPSNSPTQPATQTPKKLNLPTIKANEIFSLTQGSATIIEIAPLNTKISAETPLTKLRSGKAIAVARVGVGDKNLFSVGANVELSAVGSTEKQQATVNAISEFKDADVNNPAAQLPGHDVSVDLPGEGYTDGQEIILSIANTERQAVSGLTVPLSALREDTGTTYVLKKDPAIKPEGTAKIEVSVGRTFDGFALITSDNIQAGDTVVIGQ, encoded by the coding sequence ATGCACAATGAAGAACCGCAGCAAACGAATAAAAAACGCTACGCATGGATCATCGTCACCATCATCATAGCCATAGCGGTACTTATTGGTGCATTCTTGCTGGGACGATTTGTGCGTTCAGGAAATGACGAAGCAATCGCCAACGCACAACATAAACCAGAAATAACCGCCCAAGTCGAAGAACGGGAATTCCCTGCTGAGCCGATAGAAATTCAGGGAAGCGTACAACTAGGCTCAACCTTCCCGGTCACAGTTGCAGCCGGTGAAGGTGGACAAGCAATCGTCACTGCCACACCACGCTCGCCAGGCGAAACAATCTCCTCCGGGCAACTTCTCGCCCAAGTATCTGGCAGGCCAGTTATTGCACTCGATCTTCCCTTTGATATGTATCGCGATATTAAAACCGGAGATACTGGCGCCGATGTTCGCGAACTACAACGTGCTCTCGTACGACTCGGACTATACCGTGGCATCGTCGATGGCGAATATGGACCGCTCACCGCAAACGCTATGAAGGAACTATATAAGCGCGTTGGGGCAGTGTTGCCCGAACCACCCAAAGAACCAGAGGCACAACCAGCAGCTGCGCAAAGCCAAGCACAAGAACCACAGAGCAATCCGGCAGATCAAGGCGCAACTTCCACGCCGTCTAACTCCCCAACACAACCAGCTACCCAAACACCCAAAAAACTCAACCTCCCAACAATAAAAGCAAACGAAATATTCTCCCTCACCCAAGGCTCTGCAACCATTATCGAGATAGCGCCACTGAACACCAAAATCAGTGCAGAAACACCACTCACGAAACTCCGAAGTGGGAAAGCAATCGCAGTCGCCCGCGTCGGCGTCGGAGACAAAAACCTCTTCAGCGTCGGAGCAAACGTTGAACTGAGCGCCGTCGGCTCAACCGAAAAACAACAAGCCACCGTCAACGCAATCAGTGAGTTCAAAGACGCCGATGTGAACAACCCCGCCGCACAACTGCCCGGGCACGATGTTAGCGTGGACCTACCCGGCGAAGGATACACCGACGGACAAGAAATCATCCTCTCCATCGCAAACACCGAACGGCAAGCCGTCTCCGGACTCACTGTTCCGCTCAGCGCACTACGCGAAGATACCGGCACAACCTACGTGTTAAAGAAAGACCCAGCAATCAAACCAGAAGGAACAGCGAAAATAGAAGTCAGTGTAGGACGAACCTTCGACGGATTCGCCCTCATCACCAGCGACAACATCCAAGCCGGCGACACCGTGGTCATAGGCCAATGA
- a CDS encoding ABC transporter ATP-binding protein, with amino-acid sequence MSVLKLRNIRKTYDVKPPVPVLHGVDLDVEAGERVAIVGYSGAGKSTLLNIMGLLDEATSGEYELDGHLTTKLSARKRDRLRAEVLGFVFQDYHVLGHRTVRENLDIKLAISGIDPAQRETVVDEALANVGLTERKNSLSRLLSGGEKQRLAIARAIITHPRVLLADEPTGNLDSVNAKTVLDLFDQQAANGVAVVVITHDDRLASWAQRVLHLKDGKIYE; translated from the coding sequence ATGAGCGTACTCAAACTGCGCAACATCCGCAAAACCTATGATGTGAAACCACCGGTGCCCGTACTACACGGCGTTGACCTCGACGTCGAAGCAGGAGAACGCGTAGCCATCGTCGGATACTCAGGAGCAGGAAAATCCACACTGCTCAACATTATGGGACTACTCGACGAAGCAACCTCCGGCGAATACGAGCTCGACGGGCACCTGACAACAAAACTCAGCGCCCGAAAACGCGATCGGCTCCGAGCCGAAGTACTGGGATTCGTATTTCAGGACTATCACGTACTAGGGCATCGAACCGTACGCGAAAATCTCGATATCAAACTCGCGATCTCCGGGATTGATCCGGCACAGCGCGAAACCGTCGTCGACGAAGCATTAGCAAATGTTGGACTAACAGAGCGGAAAAACTCCCTCTCTAGGCTACTTTCCGGCGGAGAAAAACAACGCCTCGCAATCGCGCGCGCCATCATCACCCACCCCAGAGTCCTCCTCGCCGACGAGCCAACCGGAAACCTCGACTCAGTCAACGCCAAAACCGTACTCGACCTCTTCGACCAGCAAGCAGCCAACGGAGTCGCCGTCGTCGTCATCACCCACGATGATCGCCTCGCATCGTGGGCACAACGCGTCCTCCACTTAAAGGACGGCAAAATCTATGAGTAA
- a CDS encoding ABC transporter permease, translating into MSKYNIGHKIRQRRAAIADLLADVAIELRARMARTILMMAAVALSTGALLASVGISQNAAHQVDADIAASTIDQILLTKADGTGDGPGGDADRASRGPDGQKVETYFYPADAKERLLKIDTVAAVGRRSNLLDAIHPTITHPITHDEINTISIIGAEASYLDAANVDKPTQAWMLDQAYDVVFLGESAAEKLDIPVTSDTRGLKVLVDGLAYSVAGFLPGETLENHIVLPLKTAFHLAGGDKQTDILIRTKIGAGSQVSNVARLALMPNQPEKLSVSQVVSVESIRENVSGQLAQQAAWVGAFLIVLTVLLIANSMIVSVTARTTEIGVRRALGSSRGRVAAVFWVEGAVTGALGGLVGSAVASVIIVGVSAVSGWTALLNIGWIMLGPVLGAAVGVVASAYPAARASMIHPAIAVRSN; encoded by the coding sequence ATGAGTAAATACAACATCGGTCACAAAATACGACAACGACGCGCCGCTATCGCCGACCTCCTCGCCGACGTAGCGATCGAACTGCGCGCCCGGATGGCGCGAACCATCCTCATGATGGCGGCCGTAGCATTAAGCACCGGAGCTCTACTAGCGTCGGTAGGTATTTCGCAAAATGCTGCCCACCAAGTAGACGCAGACATCGCCGCCTCAACCATTGACCAAATCCTACTGACGAAAGCCGATGGGACTGGTGACGGGCCAGGAGGCGATGCAGATAGAGCGTCTCGCGGCCCTGACGGGCAAAAAGTCGAAACATATTTCTACCCCGCCGATGCAAAAGAACGACTCCTCAAAATCGATACGGTAGCAGCCGTCGGGCGACGGTCAAACCTCCTAGACGCCATCCATCCGACCATTACCCATCCGATAACCCACGATGAGATCAATACCATCAGCATTATCGGTGCCGAAGCGTCATATCTCGATGCGGCCAACGTAGACAAGCCCACACAAGCCTGGATGCTTGACCAAGCATACGATGTCGTTTTCCTTGGCGAAAGCGCAGCAGAAAAACTTGATATACCAGTAACTTCCGATACCCGAGGGCTCAAAGTATTAGTTGACGGACTAGCCTATTCCGTAGCCGGATTCCTCCCCGGTGAAACACTGGAAAACCACATCGTCCTCCCGTTGAAAACAGCCTTTCACCTCGCCGGTGGAGACAAACAAACCGATATTCTTATCCGCACCAAAATTGGTGCCGGCTCCCAAGTATCAAACGTTGCACGGCTAGCGCTTATGCCAAACCAGCCCGAAAAACTCTCAGTCTCGCAAGTCGTTTCAGTTGAGAGCATTCGAGAAAACGTTTCCGGGCAATTAGCGCAACAAGCGGCATGGGTAGGGGCGTTCCTGATTGTGCTTACCGTCTTGCTCATTGCGAACTCCATGATTGTTTCAGTAACCGCTCGCACAACTGAGATCGGAGTGCGGCGAGCATTGGGGAGTTCGCGCGGGCGAGTTGCGGCAGTGTTTTGGGTTGAAGGTGCCGTGACCGGAGCACTCGGCGGACTCGTTGGAAGTGCAGTGGCGTCGGTTATTATCGTTGGCGTTTCAGCAGTTAGCGGATGGACTGCGTTACTCAATATTGGATGGATCATGCTCGGACCGGTGCTGGGTGCTGCGGTAGGCGTTGTTGCTTCGGCATACCCGGCGGCACGAGCGTCAATGATTCATCCGGCGATTGCGGTGCGCTCGAACTAG
- a CDS encoding bifunctional riboflavin kinase/FAD synthetase yields MQIWHKSSDIPADIGSTVVTIGIFDGVHKGHQVVVQETVKQARERGLKAVALTFDPHPRIVHNPDAPMPLITSLADRLERLEAAGIDAVFVQHYTLEYANQAPEEFIESQLVGMLHASVIVAGEDIHFGRQNTGDGQLLRTFGTAIGLETVIVDDVCNLDDGRRWSSTWVRDLLRAGDVRQAAEVLGRPHRIRGIVQHGFKRGRQLGFPTANLPGVGVGEIPADGVYAGWLVRTVPETKATEHLPAAISIGTNPHFDGVERTVEAHVLGRSDLNLYGEEVAIDFIDYVRPMMSFGELDGLLCQMDDDLRTAADVLSVPVAGRVDPESVTAH; encoded by the coding sequence ATGCAGATATGGCATAAAAGTTCCGATATCCCGGCCGATATCGGCTCTACCGTTGTTACTATTGGAATTTTTGATGGCGTACACAAAGGCCATCAAGTCGTGGTTCAAGAAACGGTGAAGCAAGCGCGTGAACGAGGCTTGAAAGCAGTTGCTTTAACCTTCGATCCCCACCCGCGTATCGTGCATAACCCTGACGCCCCGATGCCGCTGATTACCTCACTTGCTGACCGGTTAGAACGCCTAGAGGCTGCAGGTATCGATGCGGTTTTTGTTCAGCACTACACATTGGAGTATGCAAACCAGGCTCCGGAAGAATTTATCGAGTCCCAGCTTGTAGGCATGCTTCACGCGTCGGTTATTGTGGCGGGTGAAGATATTCATTTTGGCCGGCAAAACACCGGCGATGGTCAATTGTTGCGCACCTTCGGAACGGCTATTGGATTAGAAACTGTCATTGTTGATGACGTATGTAATTTAGATGATGGCCGCCGATGGTCTTCGACGTGGGTGCGAGATTTGTTGCGTGCTGGCGATGTACGCCAAGCTGCGGAAGTGTTGGGCCGTCCGCATCGGATCCGTGGAATAGTCCAGCATGGGTTTAAGCGTGGCCGGCAGTTAGGATTCCCGACGGCGAACCTGCCAGGCGTAGGTGTTGGCGAAATTCCGGCCGACGGCGTGTATGCCGGTTGGCTGGTGCGTACTGTTCCAGAAACGAAAGCTACCGAGCATTTGCCGGCTGCTATTTCGATTGGCACTAATCCGCATTTTGATGGGGTAGAGCGCACGGTGGAAGCTCATGTGCTTGGGCGTAGTGACCTGAACCTGTATGGGGAAGAAGTTGCTATCGACTTTATTGATTATGTACGTCCGATGATGAGTTTTGGTGAGCTTGATGGATTACTCTGCCAAATGGATGACGATCTGCGAACTGCTGCCGATGTGCTGTCTGTACCGGTAGCTGGGCGGGTCGATCCGGAATCAGTGACCGCGCATTAA
- the rpsO gene encoding 30S ribosomal protein S15 produces MALSAERKNEIIKEYATHEGDTGSPEVQVAILSARIKELTEHFRTHKHDHHSRRGLMLLIGKRKRLLGYLAAEDIERYRSLISRLGLRR; encoded by the coding sequence ATGGCTCTATCTGCAGAGCGTAAGAACGAAATCATTAAGGAATACGCAACTCACGAGGGCGATACTGGTTCTCCAGAAGTCCAGGTTGCAATTCTGTCTGCCCGTATCAAGGAATTGACAGAGCACTTCCGTACTCACAAGCATGATCACCACTCACGTCGTGGTCTGATGCTTCTCATCGGTAAGCGCAAGCGCCTCCTCGGCTACCTCGCCGCAGAAGACATCGAGCGTTACCGTTCATTAATCTCCCGTCTCGGCCTGCGCCGCTGA